Proteins from a genomic interval of Nitrospina gracilis Nb-211:
- a CDS encoding type II secretion system protein encodes MKQPMSSIHNEHGMTMIEIILVIVIMGVMVSVGAQFLFQSAEVDQRHAERVDRVTRAYVAMEMLVRELRIADPATVNITGNTITFDKQFGYAQDTTTSGVSYTYSPGGDILQRTGSATTTIATNMTAFSITDNGGWYTISLTLTGTLSGDFTLTSAVRPRTLS; translated from the coding sequence ATGAAGCAACCGATGAGCTCCATCCACAATGAACATGGCATGACGATGATTGAGATCATTCTCGTCATCGTGATTATGGGTGTGATGGTGTCGGTGGGGGCGCAGTTCCTGTTCCAATCGGCGGAAGTGGACCAGAGGCACGCGGAGCGCGTGGACCGGGTGACGCGGGCGTACGTTGCCATGGAAATGCTGGTGCGGGAGTTGCGCATTGCCGATCCGGCGACGGTGAACATCACGGGCAATACCATCACCTTCGACAAGCAGTTCGGCTATGCGCAGGACACAACCACGAGCGGCGTCAGTTACACGTACAGTCCCGGCGGCGACATCCTGCAACGCACGGGGAGCGCCACCACCACCATCGCGACGAACATGACGGCCTTTTCGATCACCGACAACGGCGGCTGGTACACGATTTCGCTGACCCTGACCGGTACTCTGAGCGGCGATTTCACGTTGACCTCGGCGGTGCGGCCGCGAACGTTGAGTTGA
- a CDS encoding KamA family radical SAM protein, which translates to MQSWQRQLSDSVVKVEDLPFVSGDEQYREKLKKVAEIFPIRINSYFLKQVKSEHDPLWKQVVPTVEELDDLLNVEEGLDSDPLNEEKDMPVPELVHRYPDRVLLMLNNQCPIICRFCTRKRKIGFPGIVTRETLRQGIEYIAQHPEIRDVIMSGGDPLLVPDKELERILKALRDIPHLDIIRIGTRVPGTLPDRITPELCEILKKYHPLYANLHFNHPDEITPEVEVACNRLADAGLPLGAQTVLLKGVNDSVEVMKELVQKLLRVRVKPYYLYQADMTVGTDHFRTSVEKGLEIIRGLQGHTSGMAVPYFVIDTPGGGGKVRLLPDSVVEFTDKEVIVRNFEGKTFRYPQPVEKQPKRKTPQAEQTAPSSKLCELA; encoded by the coding sequence ATGCAATCCTGGCAAAGGCAATTGAGTGACAGCGTCGTCAAGGTGGAGGATCTGCCTTTCGTCTCCGGCGACGAACAGTACCGGGAAAAACTGAAAAAGGTAGCGGAGATTTTTCCTATCCGCATCAATTCCTATTTCCTGAAACAGGTGAAGAGCGAACACGATCCGCTGTGGAAACAGGTGGTGCCCACGGTGGAAGAGCTGGACGACCTGCTGAATGTGGAAGAGGGGTTGGACTCCGATCCCTTGAACGAGGAAAAGGACATGCCCGTGCCGGAGCTGGTGCACCGCTACCCGGACCGGGTCCTGCTGATGCTGAACAACCAGTGCCCGATCATCTGCCGTTTCTGCACGCGCAAACGCAAGATCGGCTTTCCCGGCATCGTCACCCGCGAAACGCTCCGCCAGGGCATCGAGTACATTGCCCAGCACCCGGAGATCCGCGACGTCATCATGTCCGGCGGCGATCCCCTGCTGGTTCCCGACAAGGAACTCGAACGCATCCTGAAAGCCCTGCGCGACATCCCGCATCTGGATATCATCCGCATCGGCACGCGCGTGCCGGGCACGCTGCCCGACCGCATCACGCCGGAGCTGTGCGAAATTCTGAAAAAATACCACCCCCTTTACGCCAACCTGCACTTCAATCATCCGGACGAGATCACGCCGGAAGTGGAAGTCGCCTGCAACCGCCTGGCCGATGCGGGTCTGCCGCTCGGCGCGCAGACGGTTCTGCTGAAAGGCGTCAACGACTCGGTGGAGGTGATGAAGGAACTGGTGCAGAAACTGTTGCGCGTCCGCGTCAAACCGTATTACCTCTACCAGGCCGACATGACTGTCGGCACCGACCACTTCCGCACCTCGGTTGAAAAAGGACTGGAGATCATCCGCGGCCTGCAGGGCCACACCTCCGGCATGGCGGTGCCTTACTTCGTGATCGACACGCCGGGCGGCGGCGGCAAGGTGCGTCTGCTTCCGGATTCGGTCGTCGAATTCACCGACAAGGAAGTCATAGTTCGGAATTTCGAAGGCAAGACTTTCCGCTATCCCCAGCCGGTGGAAAAACAGCCGAAGCGCAAAACACCGCAGGCGGAACAAACGGCGCCTTCCAGCAAGTTGTGCGAACTCGCCTGA
- a CDS encoding transglutaminase family protein, which translates to MLFRIEHTTRFIYSDRVHIEPMTLRLRPRSDCWQKLHTFSLNIDPAPKGLTESADLEGNSVASIWSTGLLNRLSIEAVSEVETTRENPFDFILTDSQALSLPINYDAGYGNALDPYLTREYSSDDVHEFADTLLKEFGTNTISFLTSLNQYIHENFHRVLREQGPPLHPSELLKTREGACRDFAVLFMDVCRVLGLATRFTSGYFFNEDDGFDEHELHAWAEVYLPGGGWRGYDPTHGLAVADRHVALTSACKPALTAPTCGMYRGTGISSSLEYNIQITRIDTLETHNADPMED; encoded by the coding sequence ATGCTGTTTCGCATCGAACACACCACCCGCTTCATTTACTCGGACCGCGTGCACATCGAACCGATGACCCTCCGTCTGCGGCCGCGTTCCGACTGCTGGCAGAAATTGCACACGTTTTCACTGAACATCGATCCCGCACCCAAGGGCCTGACGGAATCGGCGGACCTGGAAGGCAATTCCGTCGCCTCCATCTGGTCCACGGGCCTGCTGAACCGTCTGTCCATCGAGGCGGTGTCGGAGGTCGAAACAACGCGGGAGAATCCGTTCGATTTCATTCTCACTGACAGCCAGGCGCTCAGCCTGCCAATCAATTACGACGCGGGCTACGGCAACGCGCTCGACCCCTATCTCACACGCGAGTATTCCAGCGACGACGTGCACGAGTTCGCCGACACCCTGCTTAAAGAATTCGGCACCAACACGATTTCGTTTCTTACCAGCCTCAACCAATACATTCATGAAAACTTCCACCGCGTTCTGCGCGAACAGGGTCCGCCGTTGCATCCGTCGGAACTGCTGAAGACACGCGAGGGCGCGTGCCGCGATTTCGCGGTGCTGTTCATGGACGTCTGCCGCGTGCTGGGGCTGGCCACGCGGTTCACCAGCGGTTACTTTTTTAACGAGGACGATGGATTCGACGAGCACGAACTGCACGCATGGGCGGAGGTGTACCTGCCCGGAGGCGGCTGGCGCGGCTACGACCCGACGCACGGCCTGGCGGTGGCGGACCGGCACGTGGCGCTGACCTCCGCCTGCAAACCCGCCCTCACCGCTCCCACCTGCGGCATGTACCGCGGCACCGGCATCTCCTCTTCCCTCGAATACAATATCCAGATCACGCGCATCGATACGTTGGAAACCCACAACGCGGACCCGATGGAAGACTGA
- a CDS encoding response regulator, which produces MTSQQNSCISVLIADDHEIVRQGIEKVISKTADIKIIGQAATGQEVIDLVKTLRPDVVLMDIEMPEKTGWDVMVELKALAPKLPILILSIFPEEHYGMRFIRAGASGYLNKGSAPAQMVEAIRKVHAGKKYVSPELAEKMIQEMGQHVEEQPHQRLSDREFQIFCMIASGKKLKEIADELSVGITTVSTHRHRILEKMEMKSNADLIHYAIKNKLI; this is translated from the coding sequence ATGACCAGCCAGCAAAATTCCTGCATCTCCGTCCTCATCGCCGACGACCATGAAATCGTGCGGCAGGGCATCGAAAAAGTTATCTCCAAAACCGCCGACATTAAAATCATCGGTCAGGCCGCAACCGGACAGGAAGTGATCGATCTGGTCAAAACACTTCGGCCCGATGTGGTGTTGATGGACATCGAGATGCCGGAGAAAACCGGATGGGACGTGATGGTGGAACTCAAGGCGCTGGCGCCGAAACTGCCGATCCTCATCCTGAGTATTTTTCCGGAAGAACACTACGGCATGCGCTTCATCCGCGCCGGGGCGTCCGGCTATCTCAACAAGGGAAGCGCGCCGGCGCAGATGGTGGAGGCCATCCGCAAAGTGCATGCGGGGAAAAAATACGTGAGCCCCGAGCTGGCGGAAAAAATGATTCAGGAAATGGGACAGCACGTGGAGGAGCAACCCCACCAGCGCCTCTCCGATCGCGAGTTTCAAATCTTCTGCATGATCGCATCCGGCAAGAAACTGAAAGAAATCGCGGACGAGCTGTCGGTCGGCATCACCACCGTCAGCACCCACCGCCACCGCATTCTGGAAAAAATGGAGATGAAATCGAACGCCGATCTCATCCATTACGCCATCAAGAATAAACTAATCTAA
- a CDS encoding LON peptidase substrate-binding domain-containing protein, with protein MTDSHSGTTPKRISLFPLPTSVFYPKTYLPLHIFEPRYRKMIQDSIDRGQWIGMVLLEPGYEEEYFARPAIKQVGCMGNLEKWFQYDDGRFDIVLNGRSRFRIVREVGDALYREAEVEPLVSTHDTPLVESPPQLDELTALYRKFIEHLPRKNAHKVELDLTNCKTLGEAVDRVAYMFDSALDQKQTFLEEPDVLKRLELIKAQISLKLEIVQRARSFSKVNWDVRMN; from the coding sequence ATGACCGATTCTCACTCCGGCACCACGCCCAAACGCATTTCCCTGTTCCCCCTGCCCACGTCGGTGTTTTACCCGAAAACGTACCTGCCGCTTCACATCTTCGAGCCGCGTTACCGCAAGATGATCCAGGACTCCATCGACCGCGGCCAGTGGATCGGCATGGTTCTGCTGGAACCGGGATACGAAGAAGAATACTTCGCCCGCCCGGCCATCAAGCAGGTCGGGTGTATGGGCAACCTGGAGAAATGGTTTCAGTACGACGACGGTCGTTTCGACATCGTGTTGAACGGACGCTCGCGGTTCCGCATCGTACGCGAGGTGGGGGACGCTCTGTACCGCGAGGCGGAGGTGGAACCGCTGGTCTCCACCCACGACACGCCGCTTGTGGAATCGCCGCCGCAACTGGATGAACTCACCGCACTCTACCGGAAATTCATCGAACACCTGCCGCGCAAAAACGCGCACAAGGTGGAACTCGACCTCACCAACTGCAAGACGCTGGGCGAAGCGGTGGACCGGGTGGCGTACATGTTCGACTCCGCTCTCGATCAGAAACAAACCTTCCTCGAAGAACCGGACGTATTGAAGCGTCTGGAACTGATCAAGGCCCAGATCAGCCTCAAACTCGAAATCGTGCAACGCGCGCGCAGTTTCTCCAAAGTCAACTGGGACGTCCGCATGAACTGA
- a CDS encoding putative metal-binding motif-containing protein — protein MNRKFATTLLTFALLGFLAGPATASEVSVQFTTTSNHSNSGQIEGKAVSCSGKFNPQGTIVHIPGVSVSTKLPPDGIFTLLFVPEGTHNLVFERNGRTLRSLNAIEVRPSQKTLLGSVELCPDLDGDGYAVTADFNDHDATMHPGAREICDRIDNDGDGEIDEGCSYRKCPKGGNFCLSNWNNSNPAYRGSVKNQSWDLETPEVTLFHTGRIKTDSQVP, from the coding sequence ATGAACCGGAAATTCGCGACCACTTTACTTACTTTTGCCCTGTTGGGCTTTTTGGCAGGGCCTGCAACCGCCTCCGAGGTGTCTGTTCAATTCACCACGACGAGCAACCACAGCAACTCGGGCCAGATTGAAGGCAAGGCGGTTAGCTGTTCAGGAAAATTCAACCCTCAAGGGACGATTGTTCATATTCCTGGTGTATCGGTATCTACAAAACTCCCCCCCGATGGCATCTTCACGCTGTTATTCGTCCCTGAGGGTACTCATAACCTCGTCTTCGAGCGCAACGGACGCACCCTCCGTTCACTGAACGCGATCGAAGTACGGCCATCGCAGAAAACCCTGCTCGGCAGTGTTGAACTCTGCCCGGACCTGGATGGCGACGGCTATGCCGTTACTGCGGATTTCAACGACCACGACGCCACCATGCATCCGGGTGCGCGGGAAATCTGCGATCGCATTGACAACGACGGAGATGGGGAAATCGATGAAGGTTGTTCCTACCGGAAATGTCCGAAAGGCGGAAACTTCTGCCTCAGCAACTGGAACAACAGCAATCCCGCTTATCGCGGCTCTGTGAAAAACCAGAGCTGGGATTTGGAAACTCCGGAAGTCACCTTATTCCACACAGGCCGAATCAAGACCGATTCTCAAGTTCCATAG
- a CDS encoding peptidase yields MTFCIGIKVAEGLVGIADSRLTSGTEQIRARKLSIHYPGGKPMFVMSSGLRSARDKALTYFEEVLEQEQENFDKLYKAVNRLASQVRKVSDEDKKALEESNLTFNLHALVGGQLEKDAEPKLYMIYPQANWVEIGQGTPYHIIGNSAYGKPICDRALRYDTDLKMALKIGALAFDATRQSATDVGFPLDVVVYQAATRTMLEYSYKERDLRQVSQWWKNQIQRSLQALPSDWVEALFNQSSPSP; encoded by the coding sequence ATGACCTTCTGTATCGGCATCAAGGTGGCCGAGGGGCTGGTGGGCATCGCCGACTCGCGCCTGACTTCCGGCACGGAGCAGATCCGCGCACGCAAGCTGTCCATCCACTACCCCGGCGGCAAACCGATGTTCGTCATGTCCTCCGGCCTGCGCTCGGCGCGCGACAAGGCCCTCACCTACTTCGAAGAAGTGCTGGAGCAGGAACAGGAAAACTTCGACAAGCTGTACAAGGCGGTCAACCGGCTGGCGTCGCAGGTGCGCAAGGTATCGGATGAGGACAAAAAGGCGCTGGAGGAGAGCAACCTCACCTTCAATCTGCACGCGCTGGTGGGGGGACAACTGGAAAAAGATGCGGAACCCAAACTGTATATGATCTACCCGCAGGCCAATTGGGTTGAAATCGGGCAGGGGACTCCCTATCATATCATCGGAAATTCGGCGTACGGCAAGCCCATCTGCGACCGGGCACTCCGTTACGACACCGATCTCAAGATGGCGCTCAAAATCGGCGCGTTGGCGTTCGACGCCACCCGGCAGAGCGCCACAGACGTTGGCTTTCCGCTGGACGTGGTGGTGTACCAGGCGGCAACCAGAACCATGCTGGAGTACAGTTACAAGGAACGGGATCTTCGCCAGGTGTCGCAGTGGTGGAAGAACCAGATCCAGCGTTCGCTTCAGGCCCTGCCTTCGGACTGGGTGGAAGCGTTATTCAACCAATCCTCTCCGTCTCCCTGA
- a CDS encoding glutaredoxin family protein: MIKFYSVYGCGYCTMVQSALEQLDLDYETIMVPAPHHQRLEVKELTGQTFVPVLVDGDVILHDEYEIIRYLKSTYSNNSN, from the coding sequence ATGATTAAATTTTATAGTGTTTACGGTTGCGGGTACTGCACCATGGTGCAATCCGCGCTCGAACAGTTGGACCTCGATTACGAAACCATCATGGTCCCCGCGCCGCACCACCAGCGGCTGGAAGTCAAGGAACTGACCGGTCAAACCTTCGTTCCCGTGCTCGTCGATGGCGACGTCATCCTGCATGACGAGTACGAAATCATCCGATACCTGAAATCCACGTATTCCAACAACTCCAATTGA
- a CDS encoding sensor histidine kinase gives MRDTQRQRLVLILIMTSAAFVVVFLAIFLLYRTAFEEEKARLIETAQSQARLMEAVARFDSVYSHNYPEGTEAATLSQFIEAHKQFKGFGDTGEFILAKRVGDQIKFLLSHRHSSLMIPDSIPFDSPLGEPIRRALKGQAGFMVGPDYRNVISLAAFEPIEHLHLALVAKIDLAEIREPFYKTGLLAVTVGAGVIGASIILFWRLSNPMVEEITRSREQLRQLTHRLQAVREEEQTRIARAVHDELGQALTALKMEITCLQDELDPDNAEHRQSSETMTRLIDQTIAAVQRISTELRPRLLDVFGLPEAIKWQTQEVQKRTNIEFDLKDIDQQVKLDEERSTALFRIFQETLTNIVRHAQASRVAVRLRQENRHVVMEVQDNGIGIRKHQIHRPQSLGLLGIRERALVLQGKVTFQGVPGKGTTVTVKLPVNHK, from the coding sequence ATGCGTGACACCCAGAGACAACGGCTGGTATTGATTCTGATCATGACAAGCGCCGCCTTTGTCGTGGTGTTCCTCGCCATCTTCCTGCTGTACCGCACCGCGTTCGAGGAAGAGAAAGCCCGCCTCATCGAAACCGCACAGAGCCAGGCACGGTTGATGGAAGCGGTGGCGCGGTTCGACAGCGTGTACAGCCACAACTATCCCGAAGGCACCGAAGCGGCGACGCTCAGCCAGTTCATCGAAGCCCACAAGCAGTTCAAGGGATTCGGCGACACCGGCGAATTCATCCTCGCCAAGCGGGTGGGCGACCAGATCAAATTCCTGCTCAGCCACCGTCATTCCAGCCTGATGATTCCGGACTCGATTCCCTTCGACTCTCCGCTCGGCGAACCCATCCGCCGCGCGCTCAAGGGCCAGGCGGGATTCATGGTGGGCCCGGATTACCGCAATGTGATCAGCCTGGCCGCGTTTGAGCCGATCGAGCACCTGCACCTGGCGTTGGTGGCGAAGATCGACCTTGCGGAAATCCGCGAGCCGTTTTACAAAACGGGGCTGTTGGCGGTGACGGTGGGCGCGGGGGTCATCGGCGCCAGCATCATTTTGTTCTGGCGGCTCAGCAACCCGATGGTGGAGGAGATCACCCGCTCGCGCGAACAACTGAGGCAGTTGACCCACCGCCTGCAGGCGGTGCGTGAAGAAGAACAGACACGCATCGCCCGCGCCGTGCATGACGAACTGGGGCAGGCACTGACCGCGCTCAAGATGGAGATCACCTGCCTGCAGGACGAGCTCGACCCGGACAACGCCGAGCACAGGCAATCTTCCGAAACTATGACGCGGCTGATCGACCAGACCATCGCCGCGGTGCAACGCATCAGCACCGAACTGCGCCCACGGCTTCTGGATGTGTTCGGCCTGCCGGAAGCCATCAAGTGGCAGACGCAGGAGGTGCAGAAACGCACGAACATCGAATTTGACTTGAAAGACATCGACCAACAGGTCAAGCTGGATGAGGAACGAAGCACCGCCCTGTTCCGCATTTTTCAGGAAACGCTGACCAATATCGTGCGGCACGCGCAGGCCAGCCGCGTGGCGGTTCGTTTGAGGCAGGAAAACCGCCACGTGGTGATGGAAGTGCAGGACAACGGCATCGGCATTCGCAAACATCAAATCCACCGGCCGCAGTCGCTGGGCCTGCTGGGCATCCGTGAACGCGCACTGGTGTTGCAGGGCAAGGTAACTTTTCAAGGTGTGCCCGGTAAGGGAACCACCGTCACCGTCAAACTTCCGGTAAATCACAAATGA
- a CDS encoding circularly permuted type 2 ATP-grasp protein, whose protein sequence is MNFKDYDPGHFYDEIFEASGRARPGVESLVDLLHNLEKGDLQRRQRAAETILLNLGITFNVYGAEQGVEKIFPFDIIPRTISAKDWDYIERGVKQRIFALNEFIKDIYSEQKILKDGVVPKELILSSEPYRKECIGLRPPKGIWAHITGTDLVRDRDGQFYVLEDNLRCPSGVSYVLGNRQVLKQTFPGIFGAMRVRPVDAYPNLLLQVMDHLVPESVRDPCRVILTPGIHNSAYFEHSFLARQMGIELVQGSDLVVSDGFVYMRTTKGFQRVDAIYRRIDDDFLDPKVFRKDSLLGCPGLMEAYMKGRVALINAPGTGVADDKAVYRYVPKIIRYYMNEDCILPNVPTYLAENPTERGHIIDNLKNMVVKETNASGGYGMLIGPASTYRERKLFEDKIKANPRNYIGQPVIQLSRAPILVKNRYEGRHVDLRPFILYGEDIEVIPGGLTRVALKKNSLVVNSSQGGGSKDTWVLYDSQNR, encoded by the coding sequence ATGAATTTCAAAGATTACGACCCCGGCCATTTTTACGACGAGATTTTTGAAGCCTCGGGCCGCGCCCGCCCGGGCGTGGAATCGCTGGTCGATCTCCTCCACAATCTCGAAAAAGGCGACCTCCAGCGCCGTCAGCGCGCCGCGGAGACCATCCTGCTCAACCTCGGCATCACTTTCAACGTGTACGGCGCCGAACAGGGCGTGGAAAAGATTTTTCCGTTCGACATCATCCCCCGCACCATCAGCGCGAAAGATTGGGATTATATCGAGCGCGGCGTCAAGCAACGCATCTTCGCCCTCAACGAATTCATCAAGGACATTTATTCCGAACAAAAAATCCTGAAGGACGGCGTGGTGCCGAAGGAACTCATTCTGTCCTCGGAGCCGTACCGCAAGGAGTGCATCGGCCTGCGCCCGCCGAAGGGCATCTGGGCGCACATCACCGGCACCGACCTGGTGCGCGACCGCGACGGCCAGTTCTATGTCCTGGAAGACAACCTGCGTTGCCCTTCCGGCGTGTCGTACGTGCTGGGCAACCGGCAGGTGCTCAAGCAGACCTTTCCCGGCATCTTCGGCGCCATGCGCGTGCGCCCGGTGGACGCCTACCCCAACCTGCTCCTGCAGGTGATGGATCATCTGGTGCCCGAATCGGTGCGCGACCCCTGCCGCGTCATTCTGACGCCGGGCATTCACAACTCGGCGTACTTCGAACATTCGTTCCTCGCGCGGCAGATGGGCATCGAACTGGTGCAGGGGAGCGACCTCGTCGTCTCCGACGGCTTCGTGTACATGCGCACCACGAAAGGATTTCAACGCGTCGATGCCATCTACCGCCGCATCGACGACGATTTTCTGGACCCGAAGGTGTTCCGCAAGGATTCCCTGCTGGGCTGTCCCGGCCTGATGGAAGCCTACATGAAAGGCCGCGTGGCGCTGATCAACGCGCCGGGCACCGGCGTGGCGGACGACAAGGCGGTGTACCGGTACGTGCCGAAGATCATCCGCTACTACATGAACGAGGACTGCATTCTGCCCAACGTGCCGACGTACCTGGCGGAAAATCCGACAGAGCGCGGCCACATCATCGACAACCTGAAGAACATGGTGGTCAAGGAGACCAATGCCTCCGGCGGCTACGGCATGCTCATCGGCCCGGCCTCGACCTACCGCGAACGCAAGCTGTTCGAGGACAAGATCAAGGCGAACCCGCGAAACTACATCGGCCAGCCGGTGATCCAGTTGTCGCGCGCGCCGATCCTGGTAAAAAACCGCTACGAGGGCCGCCATGTGGACCTGCGCCCGTTTATCCTTTATGGAGAAGACATCGAAGTCATCCCCGGTGGGCTGACCCGTGTGGCGCTCAAGAAAAACTCCCTCGTCGTCAACTCGTCGCAGGGCGGCGGCAGTAAAGACACGTGGGTGCTGTACGATTCGCAAAACAGATGA
- a CDS encoding alpha-E domain-containing protein, with amino-acid sequence MLSRVADSLYWMSTYLERAENVARFIDVNLHMILDLPLLLDQTNHWKPLVHITGDEEYFYATYGEATRENVMRFHTFDRNYPNSIISCVTAARENARSIREVISSEMWEQINQFYLLVRMEESNGNALSNPFDFFHEVKTASHLFNGVMDSTMTHGEAWNFAHLGGMLERADKTSRILDVKYFILLPKLEYIGTPVDDTQWAVLLKSTSGLEMYRKQYKHISPDNVVDFLILNREFPRSIHFCLNEAEEALSKITGSPPGTYRNNAEQTLGRLRSRINYTNVSEIFSYGLHEYLDDLQADLIQISREVGRTFFSLEPPSFERGARQA; translated from the coding sequence ATGCTGAGCCGCGTCGCCGACTCTTTGTACTGGATGAGCACGTACCTCGAACGCGCCGAGAACGTGGCGCGGTTCATCGACGTCAACCTGCATATGATCCTCGACCTGCCGCTCCTGCTGGACCAGACCAACCACTGGAAACCGCTGGTCCACATCACCGGCGACGAGGAGTATTTTTACGCAACCTACGGCGAGGCCACCCGGGAAAACGTGATGCGGTTTCACACCTTCGACCGCAACTACCCGAACTCGATCATTTCCTGCGTCACCGCGGCGCGCGAGAATGCGCGCAGTATCCGCGAAGTCATTTCATCCGAGATGTGGGAGCAGATCAACCAGTTTTACCTTCTCGTACGCATGGAGGAGTCCAACGGCAACGCGCTGTCGAACCCCTTCGACTTCTTTCACGAAGTGAAAACGGCGAGCCACCTGTTCAACGGCGTCATGGATTCGACGATGACGCACGGCGAGGCGTGGAACTTCGCGCACCTGGGCGGCATGCTGGAACGCGCGGACAAAACCTCGCGCATCCTCGACGTGAAATATTTCATCCTGCTTCCCAAGTTGGAGTATATTGGAACGCCCGTGGACGACACCCAGTGGGCGGTCCTGCTGAAATCCACCAGCGGCCTCGAAATGTACCGCAAGCAGTACAAACACATTTCACCGGACAACGTCGTGGACTTTCTTATTCTGAACCGGGAGTTTCCCCGGTCGATCCATTTCTGCCTCAACGAAGCTGAAGAGGCGCTGTCGAAGATCACCGGCTCGCCGCCCGGAACCTACCGCAATAACGCGGAGCAGACGCTCGGCCGCCTGCGCTCACGCATCAACTACACCAACGTCTCGGAAATCTTCTCCTACGGCCTGCACGAGTACCTGGACGATTTGCAGGCGGACCTCATCCAGATCTCGCGGGAAGTCGGCCGCACGTTTTTCTCGCTGGAACCGCCGTCCTTTGAAAGAGGAGCACGGCAGGCATGA
- a CDS encoding prepilin-type N-terminal cleavage/methylation domain-containing protein, which translates to MRHQIFKNRPGRLRSRSQEGFTLMEIIIAILIVAIAVPSVMIAFSALKGSVIPEYTIEAAELGQLQMEAIAEKTRTQIPAAGTYTCAAFQATVTEVQCTVPGFGAYTFAWVVADVDANDPDTSNPGATFAKKVTLTVTRASMTPVSFYALFATD; encoded by the coding sequence ATGAGGCATCAAATATTTAAAAACCGGCCGGGGAGACTGCGTTCTCGTTCTCAGGAGGGTTTCACCCTGATGGAAATCATCATCGCCATTCTCATCGTGGCGATTGCCGTGCCTTCGGTCATGATTGCCTTTTCGGCATTGAAGGGGTCCGTGATCCCGGAATACACCATCGAAGCGGCGGAACTCGGGCAGTTGCAGATGGAAGCGATCGCGGAGAAGACGCGCACGCAGATTCCGGCGGCGGGAACCTATACCTGCGCCGCGTTCCAGGCGACGGTCACCGAGGTGCAGTGCACGGTTCCCGGATTCGGCGCCTACACGTTTGCCTGGGTGGTGGCGGATGTCGATGCCAACGATCCGGACACCTCCAACCCCGGAGCCACGTTTGCCAAAAAAGTCACGCTGACGGTGACGCGCGCCAGCATGACGCCGGTTTCCTTTTACGCCCTGTTCGCGACGGATTGA
- a CDS encoding prepilin-type N-terminal cleavage/methylation domain-containing protein yields MAGRRHLLSNTSRNEYGFTLVEAVLVVVLVGILGALFLPRLASDAIPLNSATSMVTADLKFAQELAMSRNPSAGSPIGITFSGGSSSYTLTDPVGAFTASRTFPGGVTISTGGTINFNKYGEPQTISTITLTAPDGSNHSITVEAFSGRVIVS; encoded by the coding sequence ATGGCTGGGCGGCGTCACCTTCTTTCAAATACCTCTCGCAACGAATACGGCTTCACCCTGGTGGAAGCGGTCCTGGTAGTCGTCCTCGTGGGGATACTGGGGGCGTTGTTTCTGCCCCGGTTGGCGTCGGACGCCATTCCCCTGAACAGCGCCACCAGCATGGTGACGGCGGACCTCAAGTTCGCGCAGGAACTCGCCATGTCACGCAACCCGTCTGCGGGCAGCCCCATCGGCATCACGTTTTCCGGTGGCTCTTCCTCGTACACGCTGACCGACCCCGTCGGCGCGTTCACCGCCAGCCGCACGTTTCCCGGGGGCGTCACGATATCCACAGGCGGCACCATCAACTTCAACAAATACGGCGAACCCCAGACCATCAGCACCATCACGCTCACCGCGCCCGATGGCTCCAACCATTCCATCACTGTGGAAGCATTCTCCGGGAGGGTGATCGTTTCATGA